The following proteins are encoded in a genomic region of Dyadobacter sp. UC 10:
- a CDS encoding transposase, with the protein MYLQFVFSIKNRQNLMPKEHKEELHKYLTGLVQNRNSEMLAVPCMPDHVPRRKM; encoded by the coding sequence ATTTATCTTCAATTTGTTTTTAGTATCAAAAACAGGCAAAACCTGATGCCTAAGGAACACAAAGAGGAACTACACAAATACCTGACGGGCTTGGTCCAAAATCGTAACTCTGAAATGCTGGCGGTACCTTGTATGCCTGACCACGTGCCTCGGCGAAAAATGTAA
- a CDS encoding bile acid:sodium symporter family protein, with translation MSKILDTARKAGLDGFMLALLCMILLAWLWPYPGMKESPVPLSEISTYAVSVIFFFYGLRLSPDKLREGLTNWRLHLMVHLSTFVLFPIVALAFKPLFQSDESKTLWLGIFFLTALPSTVSSSVVMVSIARGNIPAAIFNASISSLIGVVITPFWMGLVLDTGPGHFDLLSVVGKLALQVLLPVFAGILLNKRWGYFAEKNKKYIRYFDQSSILLIVYTSFCESFGEDLFSSLGLKEIVFLGIGMLALFFAIYFLLTFISNLLKFNREDRITAVFCGSKKSLVQGAVMSKVLFAGPQAGIMLLPIMIYHALQLIAASIIAQRLAKEPVGENKF, from the coding sequence ATGAGTAAAATACTAGATACCGCCCGGAAAGCCGGATTAGATGGTTTCATGCTCGCATTGCTCTGCATGATTTTGCTTGCGTGGCTCTGGCCGTACCCGGGAATGAAAGAAAGTCCCGTCCCGCTTTCTGAAATATCCACATATGCAGTTTCCGTCATTTTCTTTTTTTACGGACTGCGGCTGAGTCCCGACAAGCTACGGGAAGGACTCACCAACTGGCGGCTTCACCTGATGGTACATCTGTCCACATTTGTCCTTTTTCCAATCGTTGCGCTGGCTTTTAAACCATTGTTTCAAAGTGATGAAAGCAAGACATTATGGTTGGGGATCTTTTTTTTAACGGCACTGCCGTCTACGGTTTCGTCATCGGTAGTGATGGTTTCCATTGCGAGAGGCAATATTCCGGCGGCGATATTCAATGCGAGCATTTCCAGTTTGATAGGCGTGGTGATTACCCCATTCTGGATGGGGCTGGTACTGGATACCGGGCCGGGGCATTTTGACTTACTGTCAGTAGTAGGAAAGCTGGCTTTGCAAGTATTACTTCCGGTATTTGCCGGGATTCTATTGAACAAGCGCTGGGGTTATTTTGCGGAAAAGAATAAAAAGTATATCCGCTATTTCGATCAATCGTCTATTTTGCTGATCGTATATACTTCATTCTGTGAATCTTTTGGCGAGGACCTTTTTAGTTCGCTTGGATTGAAAGAAATCGTATTTTTGGGAATAGGAATGCTGGCACTGTTTTTCGCAATCTATTTCCTGTTGACGTTTATCAGTAATCTGTTAAAGTTTAATCGCGAAGACCGCATCACGGCTGTCTTTTGCGGTTCCAAAAAATCGCTGGTACAGGGGGCGGTCATGTCAAAAGTGCTTTTTGCAGGTCCGCAGGCGGGTATAATGCTGCTTCCTATTATGATTTATCATGCACTGCAACTTATAGCAGCGAGTATCATTGCCCAGCGGCTGGCAAAAGAGCCTGTCGGAGAAAATAAGTTTTAA
- a CDS encoding phosphoribosyltransferase family protein — translation MTESTISPRQILSSYQTNQKIRRIAFEIYENNFKETGVIIAGISGEGYAFAAMLAAELGAIAPFQVDLIELRFDKQLHYQSPIVFDKEIEIENRVIILADDVLNTGRTLAFALEPFLKVPMKKVQVAVVVDRSHHLFPVHADYVGYSLSTTLTEHVKVVLSKKGEEGVYLK, via the coding sequence ATGACTGAAAGCACTATTTCTCCACGGCAAATACTCAGCTCGTATCAAACGAACCAGAAAATCAGAAGGATTGCTTTTGAGATTTATGAGAATAATTTTAAAGAAACTGGCGTAATCATCGCAGGCATTTCGGGAGAAGGATATGCTTTCGCTGCAATGCTGGCGGCGGAATTGGGTGCAATAGCTCCTTTTCAGGTGGATTTGATAGAGCTGCGTTTTGATAAACAGCTGCATTATCAAAGTCCTATTGTTTTTGATAAAGAAATAGAAATTGAAAACCGGGTGATTATCCTGGCTGACGATGTTCTGAATACCGGCCGTACCCTTGCTTTCGCGCTTGAACCTTTTCTGAAAGTACCGATGAAAAAAGTGCAGGTCGCCGTAGTCGTGGACCGCAGCCACCACTTATTTCCCGTGCATGCCGATTACGTAGGCTATTCCCTGAGTACAACATTAACTGAGCACGTGAAAGTAGTGCTCAGCAAAAAAGGCGAGGAAGGGGTATACCTGAAATAG
- a CDS encoding glutamine synthetase family protein has protein sequence MDKKGFLTVEELRSKTVEGLIDTIVVGFTDHYGRLMGKRVDAEYFLDSVLEDGTHGCNYLLTTDMAMDPVPGYKYANWELGYGDFHLVPDLKTLRAADWLDKTALVICDVHNDKTHQPESIAPRSVLKKQLDRLKADEMGCFAASELEYYLLENSYKQAFQQGYQNLSPAGYYLEDYHIMQGTRNEKFTSVVRRHLKKSGIPIETSKGEWGLGQHELNVKYADVLSMADNHVVYKQCMKEVADAMGLSVTFMAKFATDQAGSSSHIHMSLWKDGENAFAGDQEFGPVKGSDLFRWFLGGWIKHVPDVMPFYAPTVNSYKRFVDGSWAPTRLAWSYDNRTAGFRVVGSGKSLRIECRIPGADCNPYLAFAASLASGLDGIKNKIEPPECFEGDIYAAAHLPRVPYTLSEAVAIFEQSEFAKNTFGKEVVEHYTHFFRNEQRAYDTSVTDWERKRYFEQI, from the coding sequence ATGGACAAAAAAGGATTTCTCACGGTAGAAGAACTAAGAAGTAAAACGGTTGAAGGGTTGATTGATACGATCGTGGTCGGTTTTACGGATCACTACGGCCGGTTAATGGGAAAGCGCGTCGACGCGGAGTATTTTCTCGATTCAGTCCTGGAAGACGGGACTCACGGTTGCAATTATCTGCTCACGACGGATATGGCGATGGACCCTGTACCGGGTTACAAATATGCCAACTGGGAGTTGGGTTACGGCGATTTTCATCTGGTACCTGACCTGAAAACGTTGCGTGCGGCGGATTGGCTCGACAAAACGGCACTGGTAATTTGCGACGTTCACAATGATAAAACACACCAACCCGAATCCATAGCGCCCCGTTCCGTTCTTAAAAAGCAGCTGGACAGGCTGAAAGCAGATGAAATGGGCTGTTTTGCCGCCTCTGAGCTGGAATATTACCTGCTCGAAAACAGTTACAAGCAAGCATTTCAGCAAGGTTACCAAAACCTCTCGCCGGCCGGTTATTATCTGGAAGATTATCACATTATGCAGGGAACGCGGAATGAAAAATTTACTTCCGTGGTAAGAAGGCATTTGAAAAAATCAGGCATTCCAATCGAAACTTCAAAAGGCGAGTGGGGGCTCGGCCAGCACGAGCTGAATGTGAAATATGCAGACGTACTTTCGATGGCCGACAACCATGTCGTTTACAAGCAATGCATGAAGGAAGTGGCTGATGCGATGGGGCTTTCCGTCACTTTTATGGCCAAATTCGCGACGGATCAGGCAGGTTCCAGCAGTCATATTCACATGAGTTTGTGGAAAGATGGCGAGAATGCATTTGCAGGCGACCAGGAGTTTGGCCCGGTCAAAGGGTCTGATCTTTTTCGCTGGTTTCTGGGCGGGTGGATCAAACACGTACCGGATGTAATGCCTTTTTATGCGCCTACGGTCAACTCGTACAAGCGATTTGTCGACGGCTCCTGGGCGCCCACGAGGCTGGCGTGGAGTTACGATAACCGGACTGCGGGTTTCAGGGTAGTCGGAAGCGGAAAAAGTTTGCGGATCGAATGTCGGATCCCTGGTGCCGATTGTAATCCTTACCTGGCCTTTGCAGCTTCCCTGGCATCAGGACTCGATGGTATCAAAAATAAAATAGAGCCACCCGAGTGCTTTGAAGGAGATATCTACGCTGCTGCCCATTTGCCCCGCGTGCCTTATACCCTATCGGAGGCGGTCGCTATATTTGAGCAAAGTGAGTTTGCCAAAAACACCTTTGGAAAAGAAGTAGTCGAGCATTACACCCACTTTTTCCGAAACGAACAAAGAGCCTACGACACATCAGTCACAGATTGGGAGCGGAAGCGCTATTTTGAGCAAATTTAG
- a CDS encoding glucose 1-dehydrogenase: MRLEGKVALITGGSGGIGRETALLFAKEGAKIVVTDVNDAAGQETADEIVNAGGEAFFLHSDVSKAADCEAAVAFAEEKFGKLNIIFNNAGIMHSDDDNAMTTEESVWDLTMNINAKGVFLGCKYGIPALQRAGGGSIINTASFVAILGAATPQVAYTASKGAVLALTRELAIIHARENIRVNALCPGPLRTELLMKFLNTEEKKQRRLVHIPMGRFGEAKEMAYAALFLASDEASFVTGTDFLVDGGITSAYVTPV, encoded by the coding sequence ATGCGTTTAGAAGGTAAAGTTGCCCTTATCACAGGCGGAAGCGGCGGGATTGGCCGTGAAACTGCTCTTTTATTTGCAAAAGAAGGAGCCAAAATTGTCGTTACCGATGTAAATGACGCTGCTGGTCAGGAAACCGCTGATGAAATTGTTAATGCAGGCGGGGAAGCTTTCTTCCTGCATTCAGACGTTTCCAAAGCGGCTGACTGTGAGGCTGCCGTCGCTTTTGCGGAAGAGAAATTCGGCAAGCTGAATATCATTTTCAATAATGCAGGAATCATGCACAGTGACGATGATAATGCGATGACCACCGAAGAGTCAGTTTGGGACTTGACCATGAATATCAACGCAAAAGGTGTGTTTCTCGGTTGCAAATACGGTATCCCGGCGCTGCAAAGAGCAGGAGGCGGTTCGATCATCAATACTGCTTCTTTTGTAGCCATTTTGGGCGCGGCCACTCCGCAGGTCGCTTACACAGCGAGCAAAGGTGCTGTTCTGGCTTTGACAAGAGAGCTTGCGATCATTCACGCCAGGGAAAATATCCGTGTGAATGCGTTGTGTCCGGGACCTTTGCGGACGGAGCTTTTGATGAAGTTCTTAAATACAGAAGAAAAAAAACAAAGGCGGCTGGTACACATTCCGATGGGTCGTTTCGGAGAAGCCAAAGAAATGGCATACGCCGCATTATTTCTCGCTTCCGATGAAGCTTCGTTTGTGACAGGTACTGATTTTCTGGTCGACGGAGGAATCACGTCCGCCTACGTTACTCCCGTTTAA
- a CDS encoding aldehyde dehydrogenase family protein: MSIQKTISPIDGSVYVERTLADAAAVENALNEAVAAQKEWRKTTVAERAAICHKAVEYFLDHADEIGLELTWQMGRPIRYTANEIRKGFQERAKYMISVAEKALSDVEVEEIPGFKRFIRRDPLGVVFVVAPWNYPYLTSVNSVIPAIMSGNAVILKHAQQTPLCAERYAAAFEYAGLPKGVFQFLHLSHGQVAHVIGDKRVDYVAFTGSVEGGHAVQTAINDRFIVGGLELGGKDPAYVRADANLADAVENLVDGSFFNSGQSCCGIERIYVHKDVYEQFVDEFVKLTKTYKLGDPLDPDTTLGPMVRTSAADFAQKQIDEAIAQGAAALIDPGLFPSHQSGTPYFAPQVLVNVSHSMDIMTEETFAPVVGIMPVEDDNEAIKLMNDSQYGLTASIWTSDLDAALAIGEQVETGTWFMNRCDYLDPALAWTGVKNSGRGCTLSTIGYEALTRPKSFHLKVNS, from the coding sequence ATGTCAATTCAGAAAACAATAAGTCCGATTGATGGGTCAGTTTATGTGGAACGCACATTGGCTGATGCCGCGGCCGTAGAAAATGCTTTAAATGAAGCAGTTGCTGCGCAAAAGGAGTGGCGCAAAACGACCGTGGCTGAACGCGCTGCAATATGTCATAAAGCAGTCGAGTACTTCCTTGATCATGCCGACGAGATCGGCTTGGAGTTGACCTGGCAAATGGGCCGGCCGATCCGGTATACTGCGAATGAGATCCGGAAAGGTTTTCAGGAACGCGCTAAATATATGATCTCTGTTGCCGAAAAGGCGCTTTCGGATGTGGAAGTGGAGGAAATTCCGGGGTTCAAACGATTCATCCGCCGCGATCCGCTCGGGGTTGTATTTGTGGTCGCTCCCTGGAATTATCCGTACCTGACCTCCGTCAATTCTGTTATACCAGCTATTATGTCTGGAAATGCGGTGATTTTGAAGCACGCGCAGCAGACTCCGCTTTGTGCCGAGCGTTATGCCGCCGCTTTTGAATATGCAGGTTTGCCTAAGGGGGTATTCCAGTTTCTGCATTTAAGTCATGGGCAGGTGGCGCATGTGATCGGCGATAAGCGTGTTGATTACGTGGCATTTACCGGTTCGGTAGAAGGTGGGCATGCGGTGCAAACGGCCATTAATGATAGGTTTATAGTCGGTGGACTGGAGCTTGGCGGGAAAGATCCTGCTTATGTGAGGGCCGATGCGAATCTTGCAGATGCAGTCGAGAATCTGGTCGACGGTTCTTTCTTTAACTCCGGACAATCGTGCTGCGGTATTGAGCGCATTTATGTGCATAAGGACGTTTATGAGCAGTTTGTTGATGAATTTGTCAAGCTGACAAAAACCTACAAACTGGGCGATCCGCTGGACCCGGACACTACACTGGGACCTATGGTGCGGACTTCTGCTGCTGATTTCGCTCAAAAGCAAATTGATGAGGCAATCGCCCAGGGCGCTGCTGCATTGATTGACCCGGGTCTGTTTCCCTCACATCAGTCAGGCACCCCTTACTTTGCGCCGCAGGTATTGGTTAATGTAAGTCATTCGATGGACATTATGACAGAGGAGACCTTTGCGCCGGTAGTGGGTATCATGCCTGTTGAAGACGATAATGAGGCAATTAAATTAATGAATGACAGTCAATATGGGTTAACAGCATCAATCTGGACTTCGGATCTGGATGCCGCACTGGCGATCGGTGAGCAGGTCGAAACCGGTACCTGGTTTATGAACCGCTGCGACTATCTCGACCCCGCATTAGCGTGGACAGGTGTGAAAAATTCAGGGCGCGGCTGCACGCTTTCGACGATAGGGTACGAGGCATTAACACGTCCGAAATCATTCCATTTAAAGGTTAACAGCTGA
- a CDS encoding DUF4230 domain-containing protein yields MRLISWFVRVLVLVLLIAGLNSIWSNFRTGNWVPDWFGMEDKTQTTHTIVLQEISAMGKLELVKYNFKDVVEREKVKMFLPNAKAILIVQGEAIGCIDLTLVEIADISSEDEYLVVNMPEPELCVFKIDHSKSKIYNTEYAFNEEGKLVEEAYRQAEKQIMKSARDMGILEQTKENARKILTPVLEKASGKKVILKFPMSVEIEKLR; encoded by the coding sequence ATGCGATTGATTTCCTGGTTTGTGCGCGTGCTTGTGTTGGTTCTGTTAATAGCAGGGTTAAATTCAATATGGTCTAATTTCAGAACCGGAAACTGGGTGCCCGACTGGTTTGGAATGGAAGATAAAACGCAGACTACGCACACGATCGTTTTGCAGGAGATCAGCGCAATGGGTAAGCTGGAACTGGTGAAGTACAACTTTAAGGATGTAGTGGAGCGTGAAAAAGTGAAGATGTTCCTGCCCAACGCAAAAGCGATCCTGATCGTGCAGGGAGAAGCAATCGGCTGCATCGACCTCACGCTGGTGGAGATCGCCGATATTTCTTCGGAAGACGAATACCTGGTTGTGAATATGCCCGAGCCGGAGCTTTGTGTTTTTAAAATAGATCACAGTAAATCAAAGATTTACAATACCGAATACGCATTCAACGAAGAAGGAAAGCTGGTGGAAGAAGCTTACAGGCAGGCCGAAAAGCAAATCATGAAATCTGCCCGGGACATGGGGATTTTGGAACAAACCAAGGAGAATGCACGGAAAATACTGACGCCTGTTTTAGAAAAAGCATCAGGGAAAAAAGTAATACTTAAATTTCCAATGAGCGTCGAGATCGAAAAATTGCGCTAA
- a CDS encoding PepSY-associated TM helix domain-containing protein, with protein MKKLIGKLHLYLGLVSGAIVFVISVTGCILAFEQEIKALTQPYMFVEGQKEGKLLPPSVLAAEAEKVLPGKKANGVLYDAPGRNAQVGFYNVDPEFYYVAYLNPFTGKVAKVWDEDEDFFHFILHGHYYLWLPEKIGQPVVASATLIFFFMMISGMILWWPKNKAASKQRFSIKWNAAWRRKNYDIHNVLGFYIMSIGVILSLSGLVWGFEWFSQGLYTATGGEGSDVYYNPASDTTLVNAGRGPKQATDRAWYALQKEYPNYSSLNISFPNLPSESIYSYVNFREGTYYNVDYNYFDQYTLKKIKATGPYSGKYSEANFAQTLRRMNYDIHVGAILGLPGKILVFLASLVCASLPVTGFLIWWGRKKKARKTVRRNLRGVKPDLVTR; from the coding sequence ATGAAAAAACTGATAGGCAAACTGCACCTGTATCTGGGGCTTGTGTCAGGGGCGATTGTTTTTGTTATTTCGGTTACGGGTTGTATCCTCGCATTTGAGCAGGAAATCAAGGCGCTCACGCAGCCTTATATGTTTGTGGAAGGGCAGAAGGAAGGCAAATTGCTGCCGCCATCGGTTTTGGCAGCCGAGGCTGAAAAGGTACTTCCCGGCAAAAAGGCAAATGGCGTACTGTATGATGCGCCGGGTAGAAATGCGCAGGTCGGTTTCTATAACGTCGATCCTGAGTTCTATTATGTAGCCTATCTGAATCCATTTACCGGGAAGGTGGCCAAGGTTTGGGACGAGGATGAGGACTTTTTTCATTTCATCCTGCACGGTCATTACTACCTGTGGTTACCGGAAAAGATCGGTCAGCCGGTCGTCGCTTCCGCCACTTTGATTTTCTTCTTCATGATGATCAGCGGGATGATACTTTGGTGGCCTAAGAACAAAGCGGCTTCAAAGCAGCGTTTTTCGATCAAATGGAATGCCGCCTGGCGACGCAAAAACTACGATATCCATAATGTGCTGGGATTTTATATCATGTCCATAGGCGTAATTTTGTCACTCTCTGGCCTGGTTTGGGGGTTTGAATGGTTTTCTCAGGGCTTATATACAGCTACCGGCGGTGAAGGTTCCGATGTTTACTACAACCCAGCTTCCGATACTACGCTGGTCAATGCGGGCAGAGGTCCCAAGCAGGCGACTGATCGCGCCTGGTATGCTTTGCAAAAGGAATATCCTAACTATTCGTCGCTGAATATATCTTTCCCCAACTTACCTTCCGAGTCGATCTATTCGTATGTGAATTTTCGCGAAGGGACTTATTACAATGTGGATTATAATTATTTTGACCAATACACTCTGAAGAAAATCAAGGCTACCGGACCTTACAGCGGGAAATACAGCGAAGCCAATTTCGCACAGACGCTCAGGCGGATGAACTATGATATTCACGTCGGTGCTATTCTTGGCCTTCCCGGTAAAATATTGGTATTCCTTGCAAGTCTGGTCTGTGCTTCCCTGCCCGTCACAGGATTTTTGATCTGGTGGGGACGAAAGAAAAAAGCAAGGAAAACGGTGCGGAGAAATCTGCGTGGCGTCAAACCTGATCTGGTAACGCGCTAG
- a CDS encoding glutamine amidotransferase-related protein, giving the protein MKVGLLECDHVREELLHIAGDYRQMFPALFKQVAADWEFTFYDVCNGHFPESARACDLYICTGSKFSVYDEEEWIFRLKEFVREIYESGQKYAGICFGHQMLAEALGGKVEKGSLGWCVGVHEFSLLKPANWISPSKEKFNLLMMCQDQVVKMPEHSVLLAQTSDCNVGMFQVGTNMIGIQAHPEFPKSYNKALMELRIERIGETKVNSGIVSLSIPTDELLIAGWIKNFASL; this is encoded by the coding sequence ATGAAGGTAGGACTGCTGGAATGTGACCACGTGCGCGAAGAGCTGCTGCATATTGCCGGGGATTACAGACAAATGTTTCCGGCATTGTTCAAGCAGGTTGCGGCGGATTGGGAATTCACATTTTATGATGTTTGCAATGGGCATTTCCCGGAATCCGCTCGTGCGTGTGACCTATATATTTGTACGGGTTCAAAATTTTCAGTTTATGACGAGGAAGAATGGATTTTCAGGTTGAAAGAATTTGTGAGGGAGATTTATGAATCCGGTCAAAAGTACGCCGGGATCTGTTTCGGGCACCAGATGCTTGCAGAAGCTCTGGGCGGTAAAGTTGAAAAAGGCAGTTTAGGCTGGTGCGTGGGCGTACATGAATTTTCGCTTTTGAAACCTGCAAACTGGATTAGTCCTTCAAAAGAAAAATTTAATCTGCTGATGATGTGCCAGGACCAGGTTGTGAAAATGCCGGAACACAGTGTATTGCTGGCGCAAACTAGCGACTGCAATGTCGGCATGTTTCAGGTTGGGACGAATATGATTGGTATCCAGGCACATCCGGAGTTTCCCAAGAGCTATAATAAGGCTTTAATGGAGTTGCGGATTGAAAGAATAGGCGAGACCAAGGTCAATTCAGGTATTGTCAGTCTTTCAATTCCTACCGATGAACTGCTGATTGCAGGCTGGATAAAGAATTTTGCATCATTATGA
- a CDS encoding KUP/HAK/KT family potassium transporter, with product MESKHKVDKVTAAGVLVAFGIIYGDIGTSPLYVMQAIIMNERITEEIIYGAISCIFWTLTLQTTIKYVILILRADNRGEGGIFALYALVRKHAKWLTVPAIIGGSTLLADGIITPPISVSSAVEGLQLIYPNIQTIPIVISILTLIFVIQAFGTKVVGRAFGPLMVTWFVMLGVLGLNQILVHPEILKALNPVYGYHLIADHPEGFWILGAVFLCTTGAEALYSDLGHCGRENIRISWIFVKICLLLNYFGQGAWLITEMGNLLNARKPFYEIMPEWWLLPGVVIATLAAIIASQAVITGSFTLISEAIRLNFWPKVRLIYPSDQKGQLYVPSINWLLWLGCSGVVLYFRQSSNMEAAYGLAITLTMIMTTILFSYYLYIKRVNLWIVIAFMLLYLFIEGMFLGANLSKFMHGGWFTIMAGTLVAGLMTVWLRAFYIKLRLTEYTKLEKYLPALHELSRDISIPKYTTHLVFMTNASRATEIETKVIYSIFQKRPKRADVYWFIHVDITDDPYTMEYKVLSDDDNNDNVIKINFRLGFRVDQRINMFFRKVVEDMVMNKEVDITSRYESLSKQNITGDFRFVVLERFLSFENDLPLFEQLVMKTYFFVKDFTTPEDKWFGLDSSSVKIEKVPLIIRPVENVKLRRVYN from the coding sequence ATGGAATCTAAGCACAAAGTTGATAAGGTAACCGCAGCCGGTGTACTGGTCGCATTCGGCATCATCTACGGGGATATTGGCACTTCTCCGCTGTACGTAATGCAGGCGATCATCATGAACGAGCGCATTACTGAGGAAATTATTTACGGAGCTATATCCTGTATCTTCTGGACGCTGACACTCCAGACCACCATCAAATATGTAATTCTGATCCTGCGCGCCGATAACAGAGGTGAAGGCGGGATTTTTGCGTTATATGCATTGGTCCGAAAACACGCCAAGTGGCTCACAGTCCCGGCTATTATCGGCGGTAGTACCCTACTCGCCGACGGTATCATCACCCCGCCCATTTCCGTTTCCTCTGCGGTAGAAGGTTTACAACTCATATATCCGAATATCCAGACCATACCCATCGTAATCAGCATTCTGACGTTGATTTTCGTTATCCAGGCTTTTGGTACCAAAGTAGTTGGCCGGGCGTTCGGGCCGCTGATGGTTACCTGGTTTGTCATGCTGGGCGTGCTGGGTTTAAACCAGATTTTGGTTCACCCGGAGATATTAAAAGCACTCAATCCGGTTTATGGCTATCATTTGATTGCCGATCATCCCGAAGGATTCTGGATACTGGGTGCAGTATTTCTTTGTACAACAGGTGCTGAGGCTTTGTACTCCGATCTTGGACATTGCGGCCGCGAAAATATTCGTATCAGCTGGATTTTCGTCAAGATATGCCTGCTGCTCAACTATTTCGGCCAGGGCGCCTGGCTGATCACTGAAATGGGCAACCTGCTTAATGCAAGAAAACCCTTTTACGAAATCATGCCGGAATGGTGGCTGCTGCCGGGCGTTGTGATTGCTACACTGGCCGCGATCATCGCTAGTCAGGCGGTTATAACCGGCTCATTTACGCTCATTTCAGAAGCTATCCGTCTGAATTTTTGGCCGAAAGTAAGGCTCATTTATCCAAGCGATCAGAAAGGACAGCTTTATGTGCCAAGTATCAACTGGCTGTTGTGGCTCGGTTGCAGCGGGGTCGTTTTGTATTTCCGCCAATCGTCCAATATGGAAGCGGCATATGGTCTGGCGATTACGCTGACCATGATCATGACTACCATTTTATTCTCTTACTATCTCTATATCAAGCGGGTAAACCTCTGGATCGTCATTGCATTCATGCTGCTTTACCTATTTATAGAAGGCATGTTCCTGGGTGCGAACTTGTCTAAATTCATGCACGGCGGCTGGTTTACGATCATGGCGGGAACGCTGGTAGCAGGTTTGATGACCGTTTGGCTTAGAGCTTTTTACATCAAACTGAGATTGACCGAATACACCAAACTGGAAAAGTATCTGCCAGCCTTGCATGAGCTTAGCCGGGATATCAGTATTCCAAAATACACGACGCACCTTGTCTTCATGACAAATGCTTCGAGAGCAACAGAAATTGAAACAAAAGTCATCTACTCCATTTTTCAAAAAAGGCCCAAACGTGCTGACGTATATTGGTTTATACACGTGGACATTACTGACGATCCGTACACAATGGAGTACAAGGTATTGTCGGACGACGACAATAACGACAATGTGATCAAGATCAATTTCAGGCTTGGTTTCCGGGTGGATCAACGGATCAATATGTTTTTCCGCAAAGTTGTGGAAGATATGGTGATGAATAAGGAGGTGGATATTACGAGCCGCTACGAGTCGCTGAGCAAGCAGAATATTACGGGAGATTTCCGCTTTGTAGTATTGGAAAGGTTTCTTTCTTTCGAAAATGACCTGCCGCTATTCGAGCAGTTGGTGATGAAAACCTACTTTTTCGTGAAAGATTTCACTACTCCGGAAGACAAATGGTTCGGGTTGGACAGCAGTTCGGTGAAGATAGAAAAAGTGCCTCTGATCATCCGCCCGGTAGAAAATGTCAAGTTGAGAAGGGTGTATAACTGA
- a CDS encoding glycoside hydrolase family 16 protein, whose product MKNILLAALFGIFATPAFAQWKLVWADEFDSEGAPDPKSWQPEKGFVRNHELQWYQPENAYCKGGYLIIEAKKEKVKNPDYKPGSNNWKENREYAAYTSASFTTKKSHSWQYGRFEIRAKIDTRAGLWPAFWTLGVKGEWPDNGEIDIMEYYRNMLLANLAWGSNEQYKPVWNSVRKQINTFEDPKWSEKFHVWRMDWDEQSIKIYVDDLLLVSQDLTKAVNAKNKAIKPFNQPHYILLDLAIGGDNGGDPSGTDFPSRFEIDYVRIYQKK is encoded by the coding sequence ATGAAAAATATTCTGCTGGCTGCCCTTTTCGGGATCTTCGCTACACCTGCTTTTGCACAATGGAAACTGGTTTGGGCCGATGAATTTGACAGTGAAGGCGCCCCGGATCCGAAAAGCTGGCAACCGGAAAAAGGTTTTGTCAGAAACCACGAACTGCAATGGTACCAGCCTGAAAATGCTTATTGCAAAGGCGGTTACCTGATTATTGAGGCAAAAAAAGAGAAAGTCAAAAACCCTGACTACAAGCCCGGAAGCAACAATTGGAAAGAAAACCGGGAATATGCAGCATATACTTCGGCCAGTTTTACAACCAAAAAAAGCCACAGCTGGCAATATGGAAGGTTTGAAATACGGGCGAAAATTGATACCCGCGCCGGGCTCTGGCCTGCATTCTGGACCCTGGGAGTCAAAGGCGAGTGGCCGGATAACGGAGAGATTGATATCATGGAATACTACCGGAATATGCTGCTGGCCAATCTTGCCTGGGGTTCAAATGAGCAATATAAACCCGTCTGGAATTCGGTTAGAAAGCAGATAAATACCTTTGAGGATCCTAAATGGTCGGAGAAATTCCACGTTTGGCGCATGGATTGGGACGAGCAATCCATCAAAATTTACGTGGATGATCTGCTACTCGTTTCCCAGGACCTGACCAAAGCTGTGAATGCGAAAAACAAGGCGATCAAACCATTTAACCAGCCCCATTACATATTGCTGGATTTGGCAATTGGCGGCGATAACGGCGGCGATCCTTCCGGAACAGATTTCCCCTCGCGGTTTGAAATAGACTATGTCCGGATTTATCAGAAAAAATAA